From the genome of Leptotrichia sp. HSP-342:
ATTAAAAATTAAACCCACTAGTTATAAATAACCAGTGGGCAAAGGTAGGAGAAAATCAATTCAAGCTGACTATCTTTGATGGCTAAAAATTAAGAAAAGAATGATTATAGCCAATAAAACAGTCCAGTCTTGATTAATCATCTTGACCACCCCAAATCTATATGCTTTGTTGTCGTTTAAGTTTGCGGAGCTTAATCGACAGAATATTATATCATAAAAAATACCCCCATTCAATTAAGAACGAGGGATTTTCCGCATTTTTTCTATAAGCATATAGATTGTTTTTTATTCAAAAATATTATATCATTTTTCAAAAAAAAATCAATACTAAAATTTTATATTTTTTTATACAGGAATCATTTCGTCAATTTCTCAAATGTTTTTTTATACTTCTTCAAAACTTTAGAAGAAATTATTTCCAATTCCTTATCTTCTGCAATTTTTACTGATTTATTCTCAACTTTCTTTGTTAAATTTCTTAATTTTGTCTCCATATTACTTACATCTTATAAAAATAATATCATAAATATGTCATCAAATTCAATCTATTTTCCGAAATATTATTTCACTTTAAAAAATTTCAATCTTAAAGCATTACCCAAAACAGATACTGAACTAAATGACATTGCAAAAGCCGCTATCATAGGATCCAATTTTGGTCCATTGAAAAATGCATAAAATATTCCAGCGGCAAATGGTATTCCAAGTACGTTATAAAAGAATGCCCAAAATAGATTTTCCTTTATATTTGTGATTGTTGCTTTACTTAATGCTATTGAACCCGCAACATCTCTCAAATCGTTTCTAATTAAGACAATATCAGCTGATTCTATCGCAACATCTGTTCCATTTCCTATCGCAATTCCAACGTTTGCCTGAGCAAGTGCTGGTGAATCGTTAATTCCGTCTCCAACCATTGCAACAAATTCATCTTTTTCCTGAAGTTCCTTTACTTTTTGAGATTTCTGATTAGGCAGCACTTCTGAAATTACATCATCTATTCCCACTTGTTTTGCGATAAATTTGGCAGTTTTTTCGTTATCTCCAGTTAGCATTATTGTCTTGATTCCCATTTTTTTCAGTTTTTCTATAGCTTCCTTGCTTGTTTCCTTGATAACATCTGCAACTGCAACAAGTCCTGCCAATTCGTTATCAATCGAAATGTACATTGGCGTTTTTCCTTCATTCGACAAAATATCATAATCTTTTTGAGAAATTTCCACATTGATTTTTCGATTTTCCATCAATTTTCTATTTCCAATTTGAACTTCCTTGCCTTCAAATGTTGCACGAATACCGTAACCTGGCATTGCCCTAAATTTTTCATACGGCTTAATTTCAATATTTTTCTCTTTTGCTTCGTTTACGATTGCTTCTGCCAATGGGTGTTCTGAATCATTTTCCACACTTGCAGCAATTTTTAACAATTCATTTTCATTATATTTCCCATAAGCAATCAAATTAGTAAGTATAGGCTTTCCTTTCGTAATCGTACCAGTCTTGTCAAATACAACTGTTTTTATTTTGTATGCTGTTTCAAGAGCTTCTCCACTTTTGATAAGGATACCGTTTTCAGCCCCTTTTCCAGTTCCAACCATTATTGATGTAGGTGTTGCAAGTCCCAATGCACACGGACACGCAATTACAAGTACAGCGATGAAAAACGACAATGCAGTAACCAATCCACTTCCACTCAGAAACCAAGCAATTCCTGTAATTATCGCAATCCCAATAACAATCGGCACAAAATATGCCGACACAATGTCTGCCATTCGAGAAATAGGAGCCTTTGAACCCTGTGCCTCCTCAACCAGCTTTATAATTTGTGACAAAACTGTATTTTTACCAATTTCAGTCGCCTCAAATCTGATACTTCCATTTTTATTTATACTTCCTCCAACAACCTTATCTCCAACTTTTTTGCTTACTGGCAAACTTTCTCCTGTCAACATTGACTCATCAACAGAAGTCGCCCCTTCCACAATTCTTCCATCCACCGCAATTTTTTCTCCCGGCTTCACAATAACAATATCTCCAACTTTTAAGTTTTCAATCAGAACTTCCTTTTCCGCTCCATTTTCAATAATTTTAGCCTTTTTAGGTTGAAGTCCGATAAGTTTTTTTATTGCCGATGAAGTTTGACCTTTTGTTTTTGCCTCCAGCAGTTTTCCAAACAAGATTAACGTAATAATTGCACCAGCTGACTCATAATATAAATCCATATGTGCTTCAGGGTCTACAATTACAATTCCAAAAGTTGCGTAAATTCCATAGAGTACCGCCGCCGTTGACCCAATAGCAATTAATGAATCCATTGTTGGAGATTTTCTTACTAAATTTTTAAATCCATGTGAAAAAAAATCTCTCCCAGCATAAATAATAGGCAAAGTCAACACAAACTGTGCCAAAGCAAAATTAAGCGGATTTACCTTAGGATTCAAAAATTCAGGAAGTACTGCCCCAAGCATATGCCCCATCGAAATATACAAAAGTGGAACAACAAAAATAATTGCCAAAATTAATCGATTTTTCAAGCTTTTTATTTTCTCTTGATAAAGTTCCATCTTTTTATCTTCTGTCATATCCTCAACCAGTCCATACCCAGCCGACTCCACTATTTCCCTAATTTTATCAAAATTGTACTTCTTCTCATCATATTCAATATTCAATTTTTCAGTTGCAAAATTAACTGAAGCATTAATATTATTATTTTTATTAAGTGCCTTTTCCACAGCATTGGCACAAGATGCACAGCTCATTCCAGTTACTGTATAATTTTCTGTTTTCATGTTATGCTCCTTTCATTTTTTCAAAAATTCATTAACAATTAAAATCTAATTCCTCTAACTTTGTTTCATTTATAAATTTAATAAATTCTTGATAGCAGTACTTGCTTATTTTATCATCCATTTCTTCCACAATATCATCAAGATCTTTACCGTCATCAGTATACTCTTCTTCCTCTTCGTTAAGCACTTGAAATTTTTTAACTAATCCAGGAGCTAATTTTTCTAAAACTTCTTCATAGTTTTCTTTCTTAAAAATTTTTTCATAAATAGCATTATTATTAATATCAAAATTTATGATCCCATACACTATTCCCATTGATAGTGAATAACTGCAAAAAATATAGTATAAATTATCTATTCCTTTATCTTTTGCAACTTCTTGAAGTTCATTTCTTTCCTGACTTGGAGAAAAAGTTCTTGCATAACTCCAATTGGCACGTCCCTGTAATGTTAGAAGTTTTTCATCATAATAAACAATTGTATCATATTCAAGTTCTAGTATAGCATCATAGATATCCAAATCATCCAGTATATCATCTTCTTTTATCATATTATCTTTTTTATATTTAATTCTTGTGTAAAAGTCTATTATCTCTGACATAATCTTATCACCTCTTAATCAATTGGTATAAATGTTGAATAACTTTCTGTCCATTCTCTCCATTCTTTTGGAGTTATTGTTTTTAAATCAAATTTTTTCATAAAATCGTATGGATCTTCATAACTTTCTAATGGAGTATTATCAATTATTTCTTTAGGGGCAACTTCATTGTCTATACCTAAATCAAATCCATGAAGCAATGCTATTTTTGCATATATTATAACATAAATATGTAAATAAAAACTATAGTTAGTAATACGATCTTTAACCAATACCTTTGCTATTTTAGGCATCATCATCATATCTATCGTTTCTTTCATTTTTTCAATATCCTTTAATGCTAAAGCCTTCAAAAATTCCATTCCATAAACACGGTATCTATAATAACTATCTCTAAAATTTTTAGATTTTTTCAAATATACTGAACATCGCTTTTTCACTTCTTCAAAATCACCAATCATTGCTAATAAAGTTGTCCTTGTTATAAAAAAATCTCCATATGTATTAGTTAAATTTTTATAAATATCTTTTTCTGAATCATAATCATTAGGTTGTATTTCCTCTATATTATTTTTTAAAAACACTATAAAATCAGGATTATTTGACATCAGCATATAAAATAAATCTGAATTATCCAAAAATACTTTCTCATCTAATGGTTTTGATAAAAATTCCAATTTAGCAATTATATAGCAATAATATCTACAAGTTTTTATATCCTTTTCTACAAATAATTTTTTTGAAGATAGTTGTAAATATGAGAAACCTATATTTCTCATACAACTTAGCTGATTTCCTTTTTTATTTTCAATATAATTAAGTCTTTTGTTTATTGATTCAAAATCTAATTGGTTACTTGTTTCATTCAAAATTCTATTCACACCGAATTCGTATTTAGTTTTTCCCGCTAGAATATTCATTCTATACCTCCAGTTATCAAATTTTATACTTACTAAATATGTTCTTCTTTTTATTTTGAGAAGGAGTTAAAACTCCTTACTTCATAATACCTTACTTTATTAACACTTACAGTTTTCCTAACAAGTCTATTACTAAAATAACAAATTACTCTTGTGATTTCATTTAGTACACTATATCTTAAATATGCTTATGTCCATTATGCTCACAATTACACTGCCCTTCAACACAATCACACAAAACTTCTTCCACAGCCGTTTTCCTCCTTTCCTCTACAGCCTTTAAAATCAAATCCAAGTCGTCAAAACTCAGTTCACTGTTCTCAATAACTTTCCCTATCATTTCTCCAACTTTCGTTTTACAAATTTTATCAAAAGTTCCTAATATATAACTGTTAGCAACTTCCTTTTCTGTAAAATCTGTCAAATAAATATACTTGTTCCCAATTTCCCTCTTTTTCAAAATATTCTTTTCCAGCAGCCGATTCAACAGCGTCTTTATTGTAGCCTGTTTCCAGTTCATTTTCTCACAAAGCACCTCTGCCACAAACTTGCTCGTAACTTCGCTATTTGCCCACACAACTCGCATTACTTCCCATTCTGCATCGGTTATATGCTGTTTTTTATCGATTCTGCAATTTTTTTTCACGTTCTCACCTCCTTTAATGTTTACGTTTGTAATCTTTTTACATTATATAGTTTACAACAGTAATCGTTTTTTGTCAAGTATTTTTTTGTTATAATAATTTTACAGGGTTTGTCACTCTAAAAATAAATTAAAATGTGAGAGCTTTTACACTCTCACACGAAAAAATTCAAATATATAAATTTTTTAAACTTCTTTTGTTTCTGATACTTTTTTATACCAATAGGCACTTTTCTTTGGATAACGCTTTTGTGTTTCAAAGTCTACGTAAAATAGTCCGTAACGTTTTTCATAACCATTTGACC
Proteins encoded in this window:
- a CDS encoding CopY/TcrY family copper transport repressor, whose product is MKKNCRIDKKQHITDAEWEVMRVVWANSEVTSKFVAEVLCEKMNWKQATIKTLLNRLLEKNILKKREIGNKYIYLTDFTEKEVANSYILGTFDKICKTKVGEMIGKVIENSELSFDDLDLILKAVEERRKTAVEEVLCDCVEGQCNCEHNGHKHI
- a CDS encoding heavy metal translocating P-type ATPase — protein: MKTENYTVTGMSCASCANAVEKALNKNNNINASVNFATEKLNIEYDEKKYNFDKIREIVESAGYGLVEDMTEDKKMELYQEKIKSLKNRLILAIIFVVPLLYISMGHMLGAVLPEFLNPKVNPLNFALAQFVLTLPIIYAGRDFFSHGFKNLVRKSPTMDSLIAIGSTAAVLYGIYATFGIVIVDPEAHMDLYYESAGAIITLILFGKLLEAKTKGQTSSAIKKLIGLQPKKAKIIENGAEKEVLIENLKVGDIVIVKPGEKIAVDGRIVEGATSVDESMLTGESLPVSKKVGDKVVGGSINKNGSIRFEATEIGKNTVLSQIIKLVEEAQGSKAPISRMADIVSAYFVPIVIGIAIITGIAWFLSGSGLVTALSFFIAVLVIACPCALGLATPTSIMVGTGKGAENGILIKSGEALETAYKIKTVVFDKTGTITKGKPILTNLIAYGKYNENELLKIAASVENDSEHPLAEAIVNEAKEKNIEIKPYEKFRAMPGYGIRATFEGKEVQIGNRKLMENRKINVEISQKDYDILSNEGKTPMYISIDNELAGLVAVADVIKETSKEAIEKLKKMGIKTIMLTGDNEKTAKFIAKQVGIDDVISEVLPNQKSQKVKELQEKDEFVAMVGDGINDSPALAQANVGIAIGNGTDVAIESADIVLIRNDLRDVAGSIALSKATITNIKENLFWAFFYNVLGIPFAAGIFYAFFNGPKLDPMIAAFAMSFSSVSVLGNALRLKFFKVK
- a CDS encoding Imm49 family immunity protein, coding for MNILAGKTKYEFGVNRILNETSNQLDFESINKRLNYIENKKGNQLSCMRNIGFSYLQLSSKKLFVEKDIKTCRYYCYIIAKLEFLSKPLDEKVFLDNSDLFYMLMSNNPDFIVFLKNNIEEIQPNDYDSEKDIYKNLTNTYGDFFITRTTLLAMIGDFEEVKKRCSVYLKKSKNFRDSYYRYRVYGMEFLKALALKDIEKMKETIDMMMMPKIAKVLVKDRITNYSFYLHIYVIIYAKIALLHGFDLGIDNEVAPKEIIDNTPLESYEDPYDFMKKFDLKTITPKEWREWTESYSTFIPID